In a single window of the Polynucleobacter sp. MWH-UH24A genome:
- the trmB gene encoding tRNA (guanosine(46)-N7)-methyltransferase TrmB — translation MFPKHRIRTFVRRAGRTTLAQEHAIATLGNQFLFPFQDALFDWSVFGAPYQDAPRIVEIGFGMGESTAQIAQVRLNDVFLGLEVHEPGVGALLKRIGEQNLSNIRLISHDAVEVLERMIAPNSLNGVHIFFPDPWHKTRHHKRRLIQKDFVELLVSKLKPNGYLHLATDWQHYAEQMLLVLNHHPKLRNQSTRTVRLEAIEGIDQDQTIGGINWTAQQLQGMHEGFVDKPSYRPLTKFENRGIKLGHGVWDLLYRRSEP, via the coding sequence ATGTTTCCCAAGCATAGGATCAGAACATTTGTTCGTAGAGCAGGTCGCACTACGCTTGCTCAAGAACATGCGATCGCAACCTTAGGCAATCAATTTCTGTTTCCATTTCAAGACGCATTATTTGATTGGTCGGTATTTGGAGCGCCATATCAGGATGCCCCGCGGATTGTCGAGATCGGCTTTGGCATGGGAGAATCAACCGCTCAGATAGCTCAAGTTCGTCTTAACGATGTATTTTTAGGTCTTGAGGTTCACGAGCCAGGAGTCGGCGCGCTTCTAAAGCGCATTGGTGAGCAGAATCTTTCTAATATTCGTTTGATTTCCCACGATGCTGTTGAGGTGCTTGAGCGGATGATTGCCCCCAATTCTTTGAATGGGGTTCATATCTTCTTTCCCGATCCGTGGCACAAGACGCGGCATCATAAGCGCCGCTTAATTCAGAAAGATTTTGTAGAGTTGCTAGTTTCTAAGTTGAAGCCCAATGGCTATCTTCACCTGGCAACCGATTGGCAGCATTACGCCGAGCAAATGCTTTTGGTCCTTAATCATCATCCCAAACTACGTAATCAATCGACTCGAACAGTTCGATTAGAAGCGATTGAGGGCATCGATCAGGACCAAACCATCGGCGGTATTAATTGGACAGCCCAGCAGTTACAGGGGATGCATGAGGGTTTTGTGGATAAGCCCTCGTATCGACCACTGACTAAATTTGAGAACCGTGGTATCAAATTAGGCCATGGGGTTTGGGATTTACTCTATCGCAGGTCTGAGCCTTAA
- a CDS encoding NAD-dependent succinate-semialdehyde dehydrogenase, with the protein MNAPDSIANIRTLLKNPRLFHEDALINGQWVKASENARFAVSNPATGEIIAKVANLNRSDAQEAISAAELALNAWKGKLAKERAQVMRKWFELILANADDLAMLMTLEQGKPLAEATGEVIYGASFVEWFAEEAKRVMGAIPATTWGDKRTLVLKQAIGVCVAITPWNFPIAMITRKIAPAMAAGCTIVIKPAEQTPLSALAIAELAQQAGVPQGVINIVTADAEQSIAVGKVLCESPTVRHLSFTGSTEVGRILMAQCAPTVKKLSLELGGHAPFIVFEDADIDAAVSGAMSSKYRNAGQTCVCANRFYVHKNVHDAFVEKLALATKSIKIGNGLEQGVSQGPLIDQAAIEKVERHVADALSKGARLVIGGKRASLGGTFYEPTVLANVTNTMLITHEETFGPVAPVIPFENDDEVIRLANSSQFGLASYFYSRDIGRVWKVAEALEFGMVGVNSGLISNEVAPFGGVKQSGLGREGSSWGIDEYLEMKYVCMGL; encoded by the coding sequence ATGAATGCACCCGATTCAATCGCAAATATCCGCACACTCCTAAAGAACCCCCGTCTTTTTCATGAGGATGCCCTAATTAATGGCCAGTGGGTCAAAGCCTCAGAAAACGCTCGATTTGCGGTTTCCAATCCCGCAACCGGTGAAATCATTGCCAAGGTTGCTAACTTGAATCGCTCAGATGCTCAAGAGGCGATCTCCGCGGCTGAACTGGCTCTGAACGCCTGGAAGGGCAAGCTGGCAAAAGAGCGTGCCCAGGTCATGCGCAAGTGGTTTGAACTAATTCTGGCCAATGCCGATGATTTAGCGATGCTCATGACTTTAGAGCAAGGCAAACCTCTGGCTGAAGCCACAGGCGAGGTGATCTATGGAGCCTCTTTTGTAGAATGGTTTGCCGAAGAGGCCAAACGCGTCATGGGAGCAATTCCAGCAACCACCTGGGGCGATAAGCGCACCCTTGTTCTAAAACAGGCCATTGGGGTTTGCGTCGCCATTACACCCTGGAACTTTCCGATCGCAATGATCACTCGCAAAATCGCTCCGGCAATGGCAGCAGGATGCACCATTGTCATTAAGCCCGCAGAGCAAACTCCACTATCAGCCCTAGCGATTGCGGAGCTCGCCCAACAGGCGGGTGTGCCGCAAGGGGTCATTAATATCGTGACCGCCGATGCCGAGCAATCCATTGCGGTTGGTAAGGTCCTTTGTGAATCCCCAACGGTACGTCATCTATCCTTTACCGGATCGACGGAAGTAGGTCGCATTCTTATGGCCCAGTGCGCCCCAACGGTTAAGAAGCTCTCCCTTGAACTTGGCGGTCATGCACCCTTCATTGTTTTTGAAGACGCGGATATTGATGCCGCTGTGTCTGGTGCGATGAGCTCTAAATACCGTAACGCTGGGCAAACGTGTGTCTGTGCTAACCGGTTTTATGTTCACAAAAATGTTCATGATGCCTTTGTTGAAAAATTAGCCCTTGCAACCAAGTCAATCAAAATTGGTAATGGTCTAGAACAAGGCGTTTCTCAAGGTCCTCTCATTGACCAAGCCGCCATTGAAAAAGTTGAACGGCATGTTGCCGATGCGTTGAGCAAAGGTGCGCGACTTGTAATTGGAGGTAAACGTGCAAGTCTGGGCGGCACATTCTACGAGCCAACGGTTCTAGCCAATGTCACCAACACCATGCTCATTACCCATGAAGAAACCTTCGGCCCTGTAGCTCCAGTCATACCATTTGAGAATGACGATGAGGTCATTCGGCTAGCCAATAGCAGTCAGTTTGGCTTGGCATCTTACTTTTACAGCCGGGATATTGGTCGGGTTTGGAAGGTAGCTGAAGCGCTTGAATTTGGAATGGTGGGGGTAAACTCCGGACTCATCTCAAATGAAGTTGCCCCATTTGGTGGGGTAAAGCAATCTGGCCTAGGGCGCGAGGGTAGCTCCTGGGGAATCGACGAGTACCTTGAAATGAAATACGTTTGTATGGGTCTTTAA
- the ribD gene encoding bifunctional diaminohydroxyphosphoribosylaminopyrimidine deaminase/5-amino-6-(5-phosphoribosylamino)uracil reductase RibD — protein MTQFSSFDRQMMALALEEANKALYLSNPNPRVGCVITKGEQIVGQGFTQQVGSQHAEIEAIANARRLGTSDADLAASTFYVTLEPCSHTGRTPPCCDVLTQLSPKRVVIAMQDPNPKVSGRGIASLEKHGIEVDLGLMAHEAALLNPGFIKRMTLGLPYVRMKIASSLDGRTALPNGKSQWITGPAARADGHHWRAQACAILSGVGTVKEDDPALSVREVSTSRQPLRVIVDSQLEISLGAKVLSDANAIIICANPEPNHLKRIQKELAARGIEVVQIPNTKGKVDLSKLFAYLATEREMNEVHVESGYKLNGSLIREGCVDELLIYQAPCFLGEGLGMVNIGPLQELSQRDSWRIIEHTLIGDDIRIRALRR, from the coding sequence ATGACCCAATTTAGTTCATTTGATCGACAGATGATGGCCTTGGCGCTTGAGGAGGCCAACAAGGCGCTGTATCTCTCCAATCCCAATCCACGGGTGGGTTGCGTGATCACCAAGGGTGAACAAATTGTGGGCCAAGGGTTTACTCAGCAAGTTGGGTCCCAACACGCCGAGATTGAAGCAATTGCTAATGCACGACGCTTGGGAACAAGTGACGCTGATCTTGCTGCCAGCACGTTTTATGTCACGCTTGAACCTTGTTCGCATACTGGTCGGACACCGCCGTGTTGTGATGTGCTCACCCAGCTTTCACCAAAGCGAGTTGTGATTGCCATGCAAGATCCCAATCCCAAGGTCTCTGGGCGGGGTATCGCAAGCTTAGAAAAGCATGGAATTGAGGTGGACCTTGGTCTAATGGCGCATGAAGCGGCTTTACTGAATCCTGGATTTATCAAACGCATGACCCTGGGTCTTCCATATGTACGCATGAAGATTGCATCGAGTCTAGATGGTCGTACCGCACTGCCCAATGGAAAGAGTCAATGGATTACAGGGCCGGCAGCACGTGCAGATGGCCATCATTGGCGAGCCCAAGCATGCGCCATTCTCTCGGGGGTGGGTACGGTGAAGGAGGATGATCCAGCGCTCAGCGTTCGTGAGGTCAGCACTTCGCGCCAGCCACTGCGAGTGATTGTGGATTCACAACTGGAGATTTCATTAGGAGCCAAGGTGCTGAGTGATGCGAATGCCATCATCATTTGCGCTAATCCAGAGCCAAACCACTTAAAGAGAATTCAAAAAGAATTAGCAGCGCGTGGCATTGAGGTAGTTCAAATTCCAAATACGAAAGGTAAGGTGGACTTATCTAAACTGTTTGCTTATTTGGCTACTGAGCGTGAGATGAATGAGGTACATGTTGAGTCAGGGTATAAATTAAATGGCTCACTGATTCGCGAAGGCTGTGTCGATGAGCTCCTTATCTACCAAGCGCCTTGCTTTTTGGGCGAGGGCTTAGGAATGGTCAATATTGGGCCGCTTCAAGAACTGTCACAAAGGGATTCTTGGCGAATTATTGAGCACACTTTAATTGGTGATGATATCCGAATTCGGGCATTACGACGTTAA
- a CDS encoding transglycosylase SLT domain-containing protein has translation MTSSFARFGQRVFAILVAVILVIWLIGPKTGAGIFDLAHYLVPAEARALILGADSAEILTADESANQLKFWSSNPQSIPSIAGPASQIPGHLVDLSAVDRSILRSENERRAVAEHLAKKFRISFEDTLHYVNQAMVVSKEVNLDPTLILAVMATESSLNPRAESRAGAQGLMQVRTHVHHDKFEPYGGPLAAFIPEANIRVGALILKACIARAGSLEDGLKSYLGAPSAASGVGTYTHKVFLEREELRNVARRLGGSV, from the coding sequence GTGACAAGTTCTTTTGCCAGGTTCGGCCAGCGTGTATTCGCGATATTGGTTGCCGTAATTCTTGTAATTTGGCTAATTGGTCCGAAGACCGGTGCCGGAATCTTTGATCTTGCCCATTACTTGGTTCCTGCTGAAGCGCGTGCGCTGATCCTGGGTGCCGATAGCGCGGAAATCTTGACTGCTGATGAGTCGGCAAATCAGCTTAAGTTTTGGAGCTCAAACCCACAGAGTATTCCCTCCATTGCCGGACCTGCATCCCAAATCCCAGGGCATTTAGTCGACTTAAGCGCAGTAGATCGTTCAATATTGCGCTCCGAAAACGAGCGTCGGGCGGTTGCCGAGCATTTGGCTAAAAAGTTTCGGATTTCGTTTGAAGATACCCTTCATTATGTAAATCAGGCGATGGTGGTCAGTAAAGAGGTCAACTTAGACCCAACCCTCATCTTGGCAGTGATGGCCACCGAATCCAGCTTAAACCCACGTGCCGAGAGCCGCGCGGGTGCGCAAGGATTAATGCAAGTTCGAACCCATGTTCATCACGACAAATTTGAGCCCTATGGAGGCCCATTAGCAGCCTTTATTCCTGAGGCGAACATTCGGGTGGGTGCGCTAATCTTGAAAGCTTGTATTGCCCGAGCAGGATCACTTGAGGATGGCTTAAAGAGTTATCTCGGTGCGCCAAGCGCAGCAAGTGGGGTGGGCACTTACACGCACAAAGTATTTCTAGAGCGCGAAGAATTACGTAACGTTGCTCGTCGGTTAGGCGGCAGCGTTTAG
- the nusB gene encoding transcription antitermination factor NusB — MASGSPNPKRSLTPRRRAREYALQGVYQYLVIQRAGELTDVPLAISAITKQLGEDPAFKKCQGDLFTGIFQGVIRQHQELEALIVPELDRPLAELSPVEHAAMLIGTYELAADLSVPYKVAINEAVELTKTFGGTDGHKYVNGVLDQLAQKLRQAEIVAN; from the coding sequence ATGGCTAGTGGATCACCCAACCCAAAGCGTTCCCTCACGCCACGACGACGTGCCCGGGAATATGCTCTACAAGGCGTCTATCAGTATTTGGTAATTCAAAGGGCGGGCGAGCTAACCGATGTCCCTTTAGCGATCAGCGCGATTACAAAACAGCTTGGCGAGGATCCGGCGTTTAAAAAATGTCAGGGTGATTTATTTACGGGTATCTTCCAGGGTGTGATTAGACAGCACCAAGAGCTCGAGGCGTTAATTGTTCCAGAGTTAGATCGCCCCCTAGCCGAGCTGTCCCCAGTTGAGCATGCTGCGATGCTCATTGGTACTTATGAGTTAGCAGCTGATCTTTCGGTACCCTACAAGGTTGCAATCAATGAAGCGGTCGAGCTAACAAAAACTTTTGGTGGCACCGATGGCCATAAATATGTGAATGGGGTTTTGGATCAGCTTGCCCAAAAACTGCGGCAAGCTGAAATCGTCGCAAACTAA
- a CDS encoding UDP-glucuronic acid decarboxylase family protein, with protein sequence MSINQNKILITGGAGFLGSHLTERLLKEGNDVLVVDNFFTGNKQNLAHLMGNLNLEIMRHDVTFPLYVEVNQIYNLACPASPVHYQYDPVQTTKTSVHGAINMLGLAKRTRARILQASTSEVYGDPEVHPQPEGYWGRVNPIGIRSCYDEGKRCAETLFFDYFRQHQTDIKVVRIFNTYGPRMHPNDGRVVSNFIVQALQGKDITIYGDGSQTRSFCYVDDLIDAMVRMMATEAGFTGPVNIGNPGEFTMLELAEMVLKLSGSKSKIIHQPLPLDDPKQRQPNIDLAKAKLGWEPKVNLEDGLKETITYFKSL encoded by the coding sequence ATGTCCATTAATCAAAACAAAATCCTCATCACTGGTGGCGCAGGCTTCCTAGGCTCCCACCTTACCGAAAGACTTTTAAAAGAAGGTAATGATGTTTTGGTAGTGGATAACTTTTTTACCGGTAACAAACAGAACCTTGCGCATTTGATGGGCAATCTTAATTTGGAGATCATGCGCCATGATGTGACCTTTCCTTTGTATGTCGAAGTCAATCAGATCTATAACTTGGCATGTCCTGCCTCTCCAGTGCATTACCAATACGATCCCGTGCAAACGACTAAAACCAGCGTGCACGGTGCGATTAATATGCTAGGCCTCGCTAAGCGGACGCGCGCCCGAATTTTGCAAGCTTCCACAAGTGAGGTCTATGGTGATCCTGAAGTGCATCCTCAACCAGAAGGCTATTGGGGTAGAGTCAATCCAATTGGCATTCGGTCCTGCTATGACGAGGGTAAGCGCTGTGCTGAGACCCTGTTTTTTGACTACTTTCGCCAACACCAAACTGATATCAAAGTGGTCCGTATCTTCAACACCTATGGCCCAAGGATGCATCCTAATGATGGCCGGGTCGTGAGCAACTTTATCGTACAAGCGCTACAAGGTAAAGACATCACAATCTATGGGGATGGTTCTCAGACCCGAAGTTTTTGCTATGTGGACGATCTAATCGATGCCATGGTTCGGATGATGGCCACAGAAGCTGGCTTTACGGGTCCCGTTAATATCGGAAACCCAGGAGAGTTCACCATGCTCGAACTTGCCGAGATGGTTCTTAAGCTTTCAGGTAGCAAATCCAAGATCATTCATCAACCATTGCCATTGGATGATCCTAAGCAGCGCCAACCAAACATTGATTTGGCTAAAGCAAAACTCGGCTGGGAACCTAAAGTTAATCTTGAAGATGGATTAAAAGAGACGATCACTTACTTTAAATCTCTATGA
- a CDS encoding GspH/FimT family pseudopilin — translation MSKRHIHYLFDSREGGEQGYSLLELMVVIALISLILMVGVPQIQAQFYERELEHAARQFIYHAQFARQRALYGGHDMLLKPIVANDDEANWKLGWQVEGIGANDSIAIVAQYFLPSNITIQSKGFVDPHSGQSQIRFNPAGAAKSKHGGFVANRLIFAHTKNTDLQRHVILAASGRWRICNPNSSFHRKELNC, via the coding sequence ATGAGTAAGAGGCACATCCATTATTTATTTGACTCAAGAGAGGGCGGGGAACAGGGGTATTCCTTATTGGAGTTGATGGTAGTCATCGCGCTTATCAGTTTGATCTTGATGGTTGGAGTACCCCAAATACAGGCCCAGTTTTATGAGCGAGAGCTCGAGCATGCGGCGCGCCAATTCATTTATCACGCTCAGTTTGCTAGGCAGCGTGCGCTTTATGGGGGTCACGACATGCTTTTGAAACCAATAGTAGCTAATGATGATGAAGCAAATTGGAAATTAGGGTGGCAGGTTGAGGGTATTGGTGCAAACGACTCGATAGCGATTGTTGCCCAGTATTTTCTGCCTTCCAATATTACGATTCAGTCCAAAGGGTTTGTCGATCCACATTCTGGGCAAAGCCAGATTCGCTTTAATCCTGCAGGTGCAGCTAAATCAAAACATGGTGGCTTTGTTGCCAATCGTTTGATCTTTGCCCATACTAAAAATACAGATTTGCAGCGGCATGTGATCTTGGCGGCAAGCGGTCGCTGGCGCATCTGTAATCCGAATTCGTCCTTTCATCGTAAGGAACTTAATTGTTAG
- a CDS encoding DUF2721 domain-containing protein, producing MNLSIDAIQANIQLALAPVFLLTAVATLVAAITARLARNVDRMRFIQNQLYGDHQLSYKLKTHYEKEIDEFKTRGRLCTLAIFFDVLAGVLISLTVLELFLLQTGAGKLVNVGYVLITFVSGLVSFVVSLTLILVEVVFAYRSTSWDMPAQELPHKIKSQ from the coding sequence ATGAACCTTTCAATCGATGCCATACAGGCCAATATTCAGTTAGCCTTAGCGCCCGTCTTTCTCCTAACAGCTGTCGCCACCCTGGTTGCTGCGATCACTGCTAGACTGGCTCGTAATGTAGACCGGATGCGCTTTATTCAGAACCAGTTATACGGCGATCATCAACTAAGTTACAAACTGAAGACGCATTATGAGAAAGAGATTGATGAGTTCAAAACTAGAGGAAGGTTATGCACACTCGCAATCTTTTTTGATGTTTTGGCAGGTGTTTTAATTTCCTTAACTGTTTTGGAACTATTTCTATTACAGACTGGTGCTGGAAAATTAGTCAATGTGGGCTACGTACTTATTACATTTGTATCGGGACTGGTTTCTTTTGTGGTGTCCTTGACGCTAATCTTAGTTGAAGTGGTCTTTGCTTATCGCTCAACGAGTTGGGATATGCCTGCGCAAGAACTACCTCATAAGATAAAAAGCCAATAG
- the ribBA gene encoding bifunctional 3,4-dihydroxy-2-butanone-4-phosphate synthase/GTP cyclohydrolase II, whose translation MPNVSLPAISPVHEIVADLRAGKMIILVDEEDRENEGDLVLAADHVSAEAINFMAKHGRGLICLTLTKERCQQLNLPLMVRENGTALGTNFTVSIEAASGVTTGISAADRARTIQAAVAPTAKPADLVQPGHVFPLMAQPGGVLIRSGHTEAGCDLASLAGCSSTAVICEIMKDDGSMARLPDLIEFAKAHQLKIGTIADLIQYRSQTESIVLREGVREFASPWGRFTGVVYRDTPSNCLHLALIQGNPQSAEEAIVRVHEPVTVLDILDIDQSTHSWPLSKALQVIANAPCGVAVLLNAAGVAAPNEHKWLSQFEKLTQLDQHSDLKPSTPSVHPGTERKTDFRSYGIGAQILKDLGVRKMRLLANSSRVPSLSGYQLEIIDHIPYTPIPS comes from the coding sequence ATGCCAAACGTATCCTTACCAGCCATCAGCCCCGTTCATGAGATCGTGGCCGACCTTCGGGCCGGTAAGATGATCATCTTGGTTGATGAAGAGGATCGCGAGAATGAAGGTGATTTAGTTCTTGCGGCTGATCACGTTAGCGCGGAAGCAATTAACTTCATGGCTAAACATGGTCGGGGTCTCATTTGCCTCACGCTCACCAAGGAGCGTTGCCAACAGCTCAATTTGCCACTCATGGTTCGAGAGAATGGTACTGCTTTGGGCACAAACTTTACGGTATCGATTGAGGCCGCTAGTGGCGTGACCACTGGCATCTCCGCAGCAGATCGCGCGCGCACCATTCAAGCTGCAGTCGCCCCAACTGCCAAACCAGCTGATTTAGTGCAACCAGGCCACGTCTTTCCATTAATGGCTCAACCTGGGGGTGTATTGATACGCTCTGGCCATACCGAAGCTGGCTGTGATTTAGCAAGTCTTGCTGGCTGCTCATCCACAGCCGTGATTTGTGAAATCATGAAAGACGATGGCAGCATGGCGCGCTTACCAGATCTGATTGAATTTGCCAAAGCCCATCAATTAAAAATTGGGACCATTGCGGACCTGATTCAGTATCGCAGCCAAACCGAGAGCATTGTGCTGCGTGAGGGTGTGCGCGAGTTTGCAAGTCCTTGGGGTCGCTTTACGGGCGTGGTATATCGTGATACACCGAGTAACTGTTTACACCTTGCACTTATTCAAGGAAACCCACAATCGGCCGAAGAAGCGATTGTTCGGGTTCATGAACCGGTCACTGTTTTGGATATTTTGGACATCGATCAATCGACGCACTCCTGGCCTTTGAGCAAAGCTCTGCAAGTAATCGCTAATGCACCCTGCGGCGTCGCTGTTTTACTAAATGCTGCAGGAGTTGCAGCCCCCAATGAGCACAAATGGCTTTCGCAGTTTGAGAAGCTGACCCAATTGGACCAGCACTCCGATCTCAAGCCCTCAACCCCCTCAGTTCATCCCGGTACAGAGCGTAAAACCGATTTTCGCAGCTACGGAATTGGGGCACAAATACTCAAAGATTTGGGTGTGCGCAAAATGCGCCTACTCGCTAACTCATCTAGAGTGCCGAGTTTATCTGGCTACCAATTAGAGATTATTGATCACATTCCCTACACACCAATCCCATCCTGA
- the ribH gene encoding 6,7-dimethyl-8-ribityllumazine synthase: MNDIDVFEADLNGQDLRIAIVQARFNEDHCKALSEACITELLNLGVAHHDIQLVTVPGALEIGFALSQLAKTQEFDALIALGAVIRGETYHFELVANESASAITRISLDHGIPIANGVLTCDTDDQAFDRTLEKGRDCARAAVEMANLALAMNPDLDIESA, translated from the coding sequence ATGAATGATATTGATGTCTTTGAGGCTGACTTAAATGGCCAAGATCTGAGGATTGCGATTGTGCAAGCACGCTTTAATGAAGATCATTGCAAAGCCCTATCAGAGGCCTGCATTACCGAGTTGCTGAATTTGGGGGTGGCTCACCATGATATTCAGTTGGTTACTGTTCCCGGTGCCTTAGAGATTGGCTTTGCCCTATCGCAACTTGCGAAGACTCAAGAGTTTGATGCCCTAATTGCCCTTGGTGCAGTAATTCGGGGGGAAACTTACCACTTTGAGTTAGTCGCCAATGAGTCCGCAAGTGCCATTACTCGGATTAGTTTGGATCATGGTATCCCAATTGCCAATGGCGTACTAACTTGCGACACCGACGATCAAGCCTTCGACAGAACCCTTGAAAAGGGCCGTGATTGTGCACGAGCGGCAGTTGAAATGGCCAATCTCGCCCTAGCCATGAATCCTGACCTCGATATTGAGTCAGCATAA